From Melanotaenia boesemani isolate fMelBoe1 chromosome 12, fMelBoe1.pri, whole genome shotgun sequence, a single genomic window includes:
- the rev1 gene encoding DNA repair protein REV1 isoform X1, with product MSRDGWMKKRANASDDNGWGERGGYMAAKVFKLDEQFKLDAPREKHKDGTSSSIFSGVAIYVNGYTDPSADELRRLMMLHGGQFHVYYSRSKTTHIIANNLPNCKIQELRGEKVIRPEWIIDSIKAGRLLPYLQYQLYTKQKSTLFAGMTLRQTSEIAGPSHSLLQPDVHQKLPLPQRNTELSVPHNGQFSIPTPSRRSAHPQSTQHCTEAHSVKPKPALSASSQLFSDSRHRSPSHTHPLSNPCHTKHPHKSLQSPHLQEEELKINGLLRTSLDIVSHSKRNEMQECEENACHAGALKVVKEALWTNGHAHFVNGALKPEDLTPFKDQSSPDMDMPKCRVKSSPDKPQSPSVQSQDKPDPYEFPLSPAKQAEPSPVLLEQSSTQIANGQTAKPPVPTYHEATKANEAQIVPKHLHQPPKVDLISEQTHFSHASYSLSQSSVRLNGSYHNTFSSDPASLSETSLTVKPDPPTSETSSKSSVQLLEQTGGLISEFYSHSRLHQISTWRIGFSEYVNELHSKQKASGGTSYPGKDRLKKCVAQRMADCEARKGTSSSVSVKSCILHVDMDCFFVSVGIRHRPDLKGKPVAVTSNRGQGRVPMRPGANPQVEMQYYQRKYTHPQHEGADDDLHVTPTQESPDSHSNGVDQDAAALSMAEIASCSYEARQAGVRNGMFFGKAKQLCPSLQSVPYDFEAYKEVALKLYEILASYTHDIEALSCDEALIDGSALLAEMGINPDELAQAIRADIKEKTGCCASVGMGSNILLARLATRKAKPNGQYFLKSEEVDDFIRDLPVTSLPGVGHVMGKKLAVIGVKSCGDLQQVSLSQLQKKFGPRTGQTLFRFCRGLDDRPVRYEKERKSVSAEMNYNIRFTKVDEAECFLTNLSMEVQKRLQEAGLRGRRVTLKVMVRKVGAPLEPAKYGGHGICDNLARTVMLAQSTDSGQLIASAVIKLFHAMKLQVQDLRGVGIQVQLLEGNQSIPQDCRGPRTRSIKEMLLGQGSSARSSNKDAAGAHQEQTPSQMVQSAGSSPLPLSPAEPVPGTSKQKPACRKTPKHSRTRLNFSIEVPSPSQVDRSVLEALPAELREQVEQSWTRRDGRPNNCHSPGLQLSSSSPCPASPPHPALYTPPAGMLVLQIPNQPDSPGILLELPNFSQVDPDVFAALPKELQDELKSAYSRSTNAQALAKTSLTVVEQKNPLLQLKQSGVGIGIGRVKRRYKKRNAVSPLKKGTSPLKRQTTNSPAKIIPPPKKPQELINLPKTENGPSTSKLDASASTTKSVPRPVPALAGACDLTDIKTLLREWVTTITEPMEEDILQVVKYCTDLIEDKDLERLDLIIKYMKRLMQQSVESVWSMAFDFILDNVQVVVQQAYGSILKIT from the exons CATCAAAGCTGGGCGTCTCCTGCCTTACCTACAGTACCAGCTTTACACTAAACAGAAAAGCACACTCTTTGCTGGCATGACTCTGCGCCAGACCTCAGAGATTGCAGGACCAAGCCACAGCCTCCTTCAGCCGGATGTCCATCAAAAGCTTCCTCTGCCACAGCGCAACACTGAGCTCTCAGTTCCCCACAATGGTCAGTTCTCCATCCCTACCCCCAGCCGCAGGAGTGCTCACCCTCAGTCCACCCAGCACTGCACTGAAGCTCACTCTGTTAAACCAAAGCCAGCTCTTTCAGCATCCAGTCAACTCTTTTCAGATTCCAGGCACAGAAGCCCATCACACACCCACCCACTGTCAAACCCATGCCACACAAAGCACCCACACAAGTCTCTGCAGTCTCCGCACCTACAGgaagaagaattaaaaat AAATGGATTACTGCGGACCTCGTTGGATATTGTGAGCCATTCGAAAAGGAATGAAATGCAAGAGTGTGAAGAAAATGCTTGTCATGCTGGGGCTTTAAAGGTGGTAAAGGAAGCCCTGTGGACCAATGGACATGCTCACTTTGTTAATGGTGCCTTAAAGCCAGAGGACCTTACTCCTTTTAAAGATCAGTCCTCTCCTGACATGGACATGCCCAAATGTAGAGTCAAGAGTTCACCAGATAAACCTCAAAGTCCTTCAGTACAATCCCAGGACAAGCCTGACCCTTACGAGTTTCCGCTCAGCCCTGCAAAGCAAGCTGAGCCTTCTCCTGTTCTTTTGGAGCAATCCAGCACACAAATAGCCAATGGCCAGACCGCTAAACCTCCAGTACCCACCTATCATGAGGCTACAAAAGCCAATGAAGCCCAGATTGTCCCTAAACATCTCCATCAACCTCCTAAGGTTGATTTGATTTCTGAGCAGACTCATTTTTCCCATGCATCTTATTCTCTTTCACAATCTTCAGTTCGACTGAATGGAAGTTACCACAACACCTTTTCATCTGACCCTGCATCCCTCAGCGAAACCAGTCTAACAGTCAAACCTGATCCTCCCACCAGTGAGACATCATCTAAGTCTTCAGTGCAGCTGCTGGAGCAGACTGGCGGTCTGATCTCTGAGTTCTACTCTCACTCACGTTTGCACCAGATCTCCACATGGAGGATTGGTTTTTCTGAGTATGTCAATGAGCTGCATAGCAAACAAAAAGCATCAGGGGGCACCTCCTACCCTGGGAAAGATCGATTGAAGAAATGTGTGGCTCAGCGTATGGCAGACTGTGAAGCTAGGAAAG GTACATCATCATCAGTAAGTGTTAAGTCTTGTATCCTCCATGTGGACATGGActgtttttttgtgtctgtggGGATTCGACATCGACCAGACCTTAAAg ggAAGCCTGTAGCTGTTACCAGTAACCGTGGACAGGGTAGAGTGCCCATGAGACCTGGGGCTAACCCTCAGGTGGAGATGCAGTACTACCAGAGGAAATATACTCATCCTCAACATG AGGGTGCAGATGATGATCTACATGTAACTCCCACACAAGAGAGTCCTGATTCTCATTCCAATGGAGTGGACCAGGATGCTGCTGCTCTCTCAATGGCAGAGATTGCATCTTGCAGTTATGAAGCCAG GCAGGCGGGTGTGAGGAATGGGATGTTTTTTGGTAAAGCAAAACAGCTGTGCCCCTCACTGCAGTCTGTCCCATATGATTTTGAGGCCTATAAAGAGGTGGCTCTCAAGTTGTATGAAATTCTGGCCAG tTATACCCATGATATTGAAGCTCTCAGCTGTGATGAAGCATTGATAGATGGTTCTGCTCTGCTGGCTGAGATGGGCATCAACCCAGATGAGCTGGCTCAAGCCATCAGAGCAGACATCAAGGAGAAAACCGGATGCTGTGCCTCAGTAGGCATGG GGTCCAACATTCTCTTAGCTCGATTGGCAACCCGTAAGGCCAAACCAAATGGGCAGTACTTCCTTAAATCTGAAGAAGTGGATGATTTTATCAGGGACCTGCCAGTAACCAGCTTACCAG GTGTTGGGCATGTTATGGGCAAAAAGCTGGCTGTTATAGGTGTGAAGTCTTGTGGAGACCTCCAGCAAGTGTCTTTGTCTCAGCTGCAGAAGAAGTTTGGACCCCGTACTGGACAAACATTGTTTCGCTTTTGTCGGGGTCTAGACGACCGACCTGTGCGCTAcgagaaggaaagaaaatctgtCTCTGCTGAGATGAACTACAACATTCGATTTACTAAG GTTGATGAGGCAGAGTGTTTTCTTACTAACTTGTCCATGGAGGTGCAAAAACGTTTACAAGAAGCAGGACTGCGGGGTCGCAGAGTTACCCTTAAGGTCATGGTTCGCAAGGTTGGAGCACCACTGGAACCGGCTAAATACGGTGGTCATGGCATATGTGATAATCTAGCCAG GACTGTGATGCTTGCTCAGTCCACTGACAGCGGCCAGCTGATTGCCTCTGCAGTCATCAAGCTGTTCCATGCCATGAAGCTGCAGGTGCAAGACTTGAGAGGGGTTGGCATCCAGGTTCAGCTTCTTGAGGGAAATCAGTCCATCCCACAGGACTGTAGGGGACCTCGAACACGCTCCATCAAAGAGATGCTTTTAGGCCAAGGATCGAGTGCCAGATCCAGTAAcaaag ATGCTGCAGGCGCTCATCAAGAACAGACTCCCTCTCAGATGGTCCAATCAGCTGGCTCCTCACCACTTCCTTTGTCACCTGCTGAGCCAGTTCCGGGAACAAGTAAACAAAAGCCAGCCTgcagaaaaacaccaaaacattCCCGAACACGTCTCAACTTCAGCATTGAAGTCCCCTCACCTTCTCAG GTGGATCGTTCTGTGCTGGAGGCCCTGCCTGCAGAGCTGAGAGAACAAGTGGAACAATCGTGGACTAGAAGGGACGGGAGACCAAATAACTGCCATTCACCTGGTCTGCAGCTTTCCTCTTCTAGTCCTTGTCCAGCCTCCCCTCCTCATCCTGCACTGTACACTCCACCAGCTGGAATGTTGGTTCTACAGATTCCAAACCAGCCAGACAGTCCAGGAATTCTACTGGAGCTACCAAACTTCTCACAG GTTGATCCAGATGTATTCGCTGCCCTTCCCAAAGAGCTACAGGATGAACTGAAGTCTGCCTACAGCCGTAGCACAAATGCCCAAGCCCTGGCAAAAACAA GTTTAACTGTAGTGGAGCAGAAAAATCCattgttgcagctgaaacagTCTGGGGTGGGGATTGGTATTGGTCGAGTGAAGCGGCGCTACAAGAAGAGGAATGCAGTGAGTCCTCTTAAAAAGGGAACTTCACCCCTGAAGAGGCAAACAACAAACAGTCCAGCCAAAATTATACCACCAcctaaaaaaccacaagaacTGATAAATTTACCAAAG ACTGAAAATGGTCCCTCAACCTCAAAACTGGACGCCTCAGCATCCACAACTAAGTCAGTTCCTCGTCCTGTTCCAGCGTTGGCCGGAGCATGTGACTTGACGGACATTAAAACGCTTCTACGAGAATGGGTCACCACAATAACAG AACCAATGGAGGAGGacatcctgcaggtggtgaaataTTGCACAGATTTGATTGAGGACAAAGATCTGGAGAGGTTGGATTTGattataaaatatatgaaaag GCTCATGCAGCAGTCAGTGGAATCTGTTTGGAGTATGGCATTTGACTTCATCTTGGATAACGTGCAGGTGGTTGTTCAGCAGGCTTATGGTAGTATCCTGAAGATAACGTGA
- the rev1 gene encoding DNA repair protein REV1 isoform X4, with protein MSRDGWMKKRANASDDNGWGERGGYMAAKVFKLDEQFKLDAPREKHKDGTSSSIFSGVAIYVNGYTDPSADELRRLMMLHGGQFHVYYSRSKTTHIIANNLPNCKIQELRGEKVIRPEWIIDSIKAGRLLPYLQYQLYTKQKSTLFAGMTLRQTSEIAGPSHSLLQPDVHQKLPLPQRNTELSVPHNGQFSIPTPSRRSAHPQSTQHCTEAHSVKPKPALSASSQLFSDSRHRSPSHTHPLSNPCHTKHPHKSLQSPHLQEEELKINGLLRTSLDIVSHSKRNEMQECEENACHAGALKVVKEALWTNGHAHFVNGALKPEDLTPFKDQSSPDMDMPKCRVKSSPDKPQSPSVQSQDKPDPYEFPLSPAKQAEPSPVLLEQSSTQIANGQTAKPPVPTYHEATKANEAQIVPKHLHQPPKVDLISEQTHFSHASYSLSQSSVRLNGSYHNTFSSDPASLSETSLTVKPDPPTSETSSKSSVQLLEQTGGLISEFYSHSRLHQISTWRIGFSEYVNELHSKQKASGGTSYPGKDRLKKCVAQRMADCEARKGTSSSVSVKSCILHVDMDCFFVSVGIRHRPDLKGKPVAVTSNRGQGRVPMRPGANPQVEMQYYQRKYTHPQHEGADDDLHVTPTQESPDSHSNGVDQDAAALSMAEIASCSYEARQAGVRNGMFFGKAKQLCPSLQSVPYDFEAYKEVALKLYEILASYTHDIEALSCDEALIDGSALLAEMGINPDELAQAIRADIKEKTGCCASVGMGSNILLARLATRKAKPNGQYFLKSEEVDDFIRDLPVTSLPGVGHVMGKKLAVIGVKSCGDLQQVSLSQLQKKFGPRTGQTLFRFCRGLDDRPVRYEKERKSVSAEMNYNIRFTKVDEAECFLTNLSMEVQKRLQEAGLRGRRVTLKVMVRKVGAPLEPAKYGGHGICDNLARTVMLAQSTDSGQLIASAVIKLFHAMKLQVQDLRGVGIQVQLLEGNQSIPQDCRGPRTRSIKEMLLGQGSSARSSNKDAAGAHQEQTPSQMVQSAGSSPLPLSPAEPVPGTSKQKPACRKTPKHSRTRLNFSIEVPSPSQVDRSVLEALPAELREQVEQSWTRRDGRPNNCHSPGLQLSSSSPCPASPPHPALYTPPAGMLVLQIPNQPDSPGILLELPNFSQVDPDVFAALPKELQDELKSAYSRSTNAQALAKTMEQKNPLLQLKQSGVGIGIGRVKRRYKKRNAVSPLKKGTSPLKRQTTNSPAKIIPPPKKPQELINLPKTENGPSTSKLDASASTTKSVPRPVPALAGACDLTDIKTLLREWVTTITEPMEEDILQVVKYCTDLIEDKDLERLDLIIKYMKRLMQQSVESVWSMAFDFILDNVQVVVQQAYGSILKIT; from the exons CATCAAAGCTGGGCGTCTCCTGCCTTACCTACAGTACCAGCTTTACACTAAACAGAAAAGCACACTCTTTGCTGGCATGACTCTGCGCCAGACCTCAGAGATTGCAGGACCAAGCCACAGCCTCCTTCAGCCGGATGTCCATCAAAAGCTTCCTCTGCCACAGCGCAACACTGAGCTCTCAGTTCCCCACAATGGTCAGTTCTCCATCCCTACCCCCAGCCGCAGGAGTGCTCACCCTCAGTCCACCCAGCACTGCACTGAAGCTCACTCTGTTAAACCAAAGCCAGCTCTTTCAGCATCCAGTCAACTCTTTTCAGATTCCAGGCACAGAAGCCCATCACACACCCACCCACTGTCAAACCCATGCCACACAAAGCACCCACACAAGTCTCTGCAGTCTCCGCACCTACAGgaagaagaattaaaaat AAATGGATTACTGCGGACCTCGTTGGATATTGTGAGCCATTCGAAAAGGAATGAAATGCAAGAGTGTGAAGAAAATGCTTGTCATGCTGGGGCTTTAAAGGTGGTAAAGGAAGCCCTGTGGACCAATGGACATGCTCACTTTGTTAATGGTGCCTTAAAGCCAGAGGACCTTACTCCTTTTAAAGATCAGTCCTCTCCTGACATGGACATGCCCAAATGTAGAGTCAAGAGTTCACCAGATAAACCTCAAAGTCCTTCAGTACAATCCCAGGACAAGCCTGACCCTTACGAGTTTCCGCTCAGCCCTGCAAAGCAAGCTGAGCCTTCTCCTGTTCTTTTGGAGCAATCCAGCACACAAATAGCCAATGGCCAGACCGCTAAACCTCCAGTACCCACCTATCATGAGGCTACAAAAGCCAATGAAGCCCAGATTGTCCCTAAACATCTCCATCAACCTCCTAAGGTTGATTTGATTTCTGAGCAGACTCATTTTTCCCATGCATCTTATTCTCTTTCACAATCTTCAGTTCGACTGAATGGAAGTTACCACAACACCTTTTCATCTGACCCTGCATCCCTCAGCGAAACCAGTCTAACAGTCAAACCTGATCCTCCCACCAGTGAGACATCATCTAAGTCTTCAGTGCAGCTGCTGGAGCAGACTGGCGGTCTGATCTCTGAGTTCTACTCTCACTCACGTTTGCACCAGATCTCCACATGGAGGATTGGTTTTTCTGAGTATGTCAATGAGCTGCATAGCAAACAAAAAGCATCAGGGGGCACCTCCTACCCTGGGAAAGATCGATTGAAGAAATGTGTGGCTCAGCGTATGGCAGACTGTGAAGCTAGGAAAG GTACATCATCATCAGTAAGTGTTAAGTCTTGTATCCTCCATGTGGACATGGActgtttttttgtgtctgtggGGATTCGACATCGACCAGACCTTAAAg ggAAGCCTGTAGCTGTTACCAGTAACCGTGGACAGGGTAGAGTGCCCATGAGACCTGGGGCTAACCCTCAGGTGGAGATGCAGTACTACCAGAGGAAATATACTCATCCTCAACATG AGGGTGCAGATGATGATCTACATGTAACTCCCACACAAGAGAGTCCTGATTCTCATTCCAATGGAGTGGACCAGGATGCTGCTGCTCTCTCAATGGCAGAGATTGCATCTTGCAGTTATGAAGCCAG GCAGGCGGGTGTGAGGAATGGGATGTTTTTTGGTAAAGCAAAACAGCTGTGCCCCTCACTGCAGTCTGTCCCATATGATTTTGAGGCCTATAAAGAGGTGGCTCTCAAGTTGTATGAAATTCTGGCCAG tTATACCCATGATATTGAAGCTCTCAGCTGTGATGAAGCATTGATAGATGGTTCTGCTCTGCTGGCTGAGATGGGCATCAACCCAGATGAGCTGGCTCAAGCCATCAGAGCAGACATCAAGGAGAAAACCGGATGCTGTGCCTCAGTAGGCATGG GGTCCAACATTCTCTTAGCTCGATTGGCAACCCGTAAGGCCAAACCAAATGGGCAGTACTTCCTTAAATCTGAAGAAGTGGATGATTTTATCAGGGACCTGCCAGTAACCAGCTTACCAG GTGTTGGGCATGTTATGGGCAAAAAGCTGGCTGTTATAGGTGTGAAGTCTTGTGGAGACCTCCAGCAAGTGTCTTTGTCTCAGCTGCAGAAGAAGTTTGGACCCCGTACTGGACAAACATTGTTTCGCTTTTGTCGGGGTCTAGACGACCGACCTGTGCGCTAcgagaaggaaagaaaatctgtCTCTGCTGAGATGAACTACAACATTCGATTTACTAAG GTTGATGAGGCAGAGTGTTTTCTTACTAACTTGTCCATGGAGGTGCAAAAACGTTTACAAGAAGCAGGACTGCGGGGTCGCAGAGTTACCCTTAAGGTCATGGTTCGCAAGGTTGGAGCACCACTGGAACCGGCTAAATACGGTGGTCATGGCATATGTGATAATCTAGCCAG GACTGTGATGCTTGCTCAGTCCACTGACAGCGGCCAGCTGATTGCCTCTGCAGTCATCAAGCTGTTCCATGCCATGAAGCTGCAGGTGCAAGACTTGAGAGGGGTTGGCATCCAGGTTCAGCTTCTTGAGGGAAATCAGTCCATCCCACAGGACTGTAGGGGACCTCGAACACGCTCCATCAAAGAGATGCTTTTAGGCCAAGGATCGAGTGCCAGATCCAGTAAcaaag ATGCTGCAGGCGCTCATCAAGAACAGACTCCCTCTCAGATGGTCCAATCAGCTGGCTCCTCACCACTTCCTTTGTCACCTGCTGAGCCAGTTCCGGGAACAAGTAAACAAAAGCCAGCCTgcagaaaaacaccaaaacattCCCGAACACGTCTCAACTTCAGCATTGAAGTCCCCTCACCTTCTCAG GTGGATCGTTCTGTGCTGGAGGCCCTGCCTGCAGAGCTGAGAGAACAAGTGGAACAATCGTGGACTAGAAGGGACGGGAGACCAAATAACTGCCATTCACCTGGTCTGCAGCTTTCCTCTTCTAGTCCTTGTCCAGCCTCCCCTCCTCATCCTGCACTGTACACTCCACCAGCTGGAATGTTGGTTCTACAGATTCCAAACCAGCCAGACAGTCCAGGAATTCTACTGGAGCTACCAAACTTCTCACAG GTTGATCCAGATGTATTCGCTGCCCTTCCCAAAGAGCTACAGGATGAACTGAAGTCTGCCTACAGCCGTAGCACAAATGCCCAAGCCCTGGCAAAAACAA TGGAGCAGAAAAATCCattgttgcagctgaaacagTCTGGGGTGGGGATTGGTATTGGTCGAGTGAAGCGGCGCTACAAGAAGAGGAATGCAGTGAGTCCTCTTAAAAAGGGAACTTCACCCCTGAAGAGGCAAACAACAAACAGTCCAGCCAAAATTATACCACCAcctaaaaaaccacaagaacTGATAAATTTACCAAAG ACTGAAAATGGTCCCTCAACCTCAAAACTGGACGCCTCAGCATCCACAACTAAGTCAGTTCCTCGTCCTGTTCCAGCGTTGGCCGGAGCATGTGACTTGACGGACATTAAAACGCTTCTACGAGAATGGGTCACCACAATAACAG AACCAATGGAGGAGGacatcctgcaggtggtgaaataTTGCACAGATTTGATTGAGGACAAAGATCTGGAGAGGTTGGATTTGattataaaatatatgaaaag GCTCATGCAGCAGTCAGTGGAATCTGTTTGGAGTATGGCATTTGACTTCATCTTGGATAACGTGCAGGTGGTTGTTCAGCAGGCTTATGGTAGTATCCTGAAGATAACGTGA